CACAGGCGGGTTTTGACGCGGCCCGGAACCGGCGCTTTTGCCATCACATAGACCAGTCGGCGCACCGGCGGCATCCGGCGAGAACTGGCACGCGCCACGAATGGCCACAACCCACGTGGCAAATTGACATCCCGCCCTGCTCCGGTAAAAGTCGCCGGCTTTCGAGGGAAGAATCATGTCGTATGCGGTTATCCGAACCGGCGGAAAGCAGTACCGGGTCAGCCCCGGCGCCCGCCTCACCGTCGAGAAACTTGTCGGGGATCCCGGCCAGCAGGTCGAGTTCCTCGAGGTACTGCTCCGCGGCGACGCGGACCGTATCGAGATCGGAGCGCCGCTCGTCGATGGCGCCGCCGTTCGCGCAGTGATTCTGCAGCAGGACCGCGGGCCGCACATCCTCGTGTACAAGAAGAAGCGCCGCAAGAACTATCGGCGGCGCATGGGCCACCGCCAGTACGAGACCACCGTCCAGATCACCTCGATCGACTGACGCGTCCGGCAGGCTCCGCGATCTTTAGCGAACGCGCCTCCGCGGCGCATCTACAGGAAATTCGCCGATGGCACACAAGAAAGGCCAGGGAAGCAGCAAGAACGGTCGCGACAGCCGCGGCCAGCGTCGTGGCGTGAAGAAGTTCGGCGGTGAACCGGTCGTGGCCGGCAACATCATCGTTCGCCAGGTCGGCACCAAGGTGCACCCGGGAAGCGGCGTCGGCATGGGCCGCGACTTCACGCTGTTCGCTCTCATCAACGGCGTCGTCAAGTACGACACCTTCGGCAAGGGCGCCAAGACACGAGCCCACGTCCTGCCCACCACCTGATTCATACCCCGTGAATTTCGTCGACGAAGCGCGAATGCGCATCGTCGCCGGCGACGGAGGCGACGGCTGCTCCGCCTTCCTGCGCGAAAAATATCGTCCCCACGGCGGGCCGTCCGGCGGTGACGGCGGCAACGGCGGATCGATCGTCGCGATCGCCGACGAAAACGTCTCCACCCTTCTCGATTTCCGATCGCGTCACACGGTTCGCGCGCAGCGCGGCGAGAACGGCCGCGGCAAGTGCCAGCACGGAAAGGCCGGCGAGGATACGATCCTGCGGCTTCCCGTAGGCACCGTGCTGTTCAACGACGAAACCGGCGAAGTGCTCGCCGACCTGGTCGAGCACGGACAGTCGTCGCTGCTTGCGGCCGGCGGACGCGGAGGCCGCGGCAATGCGCGCTTCGCAACGCCGACGCATCAGGCTCCGCGCCGCGCGGATCCGGGAACGCCCGGCGAATCGTTCGACGTGCGGCTCGAGCTGAGGCTGCTTGCCGACGCAGGCCTGGTCGGTCTTCCGAATGCCGGGAAATCGAGCCTGCTTGCCCGCGTCAGCGCCGCGCGGCCGAAGATTGCCGACTATCCGTTCACGACGCTCGCGCCGGTGCTCGGCATGGTCGCGTGGGCACCGGAGAAAAGCTTCGTGCTCGCGGACATTCCCGGCCTGATCGAAGGCGCGCACGAAGGCCACGGGCTCGGAGATCGCTTTCTGCGGCACGTCGAACGAACGGCCGTCCTCGTGCATCTGCTCGACGCGTCCGATCGCACCGTCGACGCCGCGCTCGAGGACTTCCGCACGATCAATCGTGAGCTCGAGGCCTATTCCGCCGAGCTCGCGGCACGTCCGCAGCTGGTTGCGCTGACCAAGATGGATCTGCCGGACGTCGCCGCCGAAGCGGAAGGGCTCACGAGCCGCCTCGCGGCGGAAGGCTACGAAGTGTTCGCGATCTCGTCGGCGACCGGACAGGGTTGCCGCGAGCTGATGACCCGCATCGGTCACGCGGTCGAATCGAATCGCCGCGACCGGCAGGAAGAAAAAGCCGCGAAGGCCGATGCCGCAGCGCTCGCCGCCGGCGGCCAGGAACCGACATGACGCACGTCGAACACAAGCGCGAAATCCTGTCGCGTGCGCGCCGCATCGTCGTCAAGATCGGCAGCTCGGTGCTCGCAACCGCGTCCGGCGTCAACAGCGAGCAGATCGGCCGCATCAGCGCCGAGCTGTGCGCGCTCGCCGAGCAAGGCTTCCAGGTCGTCGTCGTCACGTCCGGTGCGCGCGCGGCCGGGCTCGCGCACCTCGGCCTCACGCGTATTCCGAAGAAGATTCCCGAGCAGCAGGCCGCCGCCGCGATCGGACAGATCCGCCTGATGGCGCTCTACGAGCGCTACTTCAGCGACTTCGGCAAGCACGTCGGACAGGTGCTGCTGACGGCCGACGACCTGCAGGACCGCACGCGCTACCTCAACGCGCAGCGGACGTTCGATCATCTGCTGCGCCACGGCGTCGTGCCGATCGTCAACGAGAACGATTCGGTTGCCATCGACGAGCTCAAGTTCGGCGACAACGATCGCCTGTCGGCGCTCGTCGCCGGTCTTGTCGGTGCCGAGCTGCTCGTGATCCTGACCGACGTCGCAGGGCTTTACGCAGGCGATCCGCGCAGCGGTGACGTACCGCTGGTCGAGCTCGTCGAGGACATCGACGCGCACATCGCGTCCGGCGTTGCCGGCGGAGCCGGTTCCGGTGTCGGCACGGGCGGCATGGCGAGCAAGCTCGTGGCGGCGCGCAGCGCCGCCCATCGCGGCATCGCAACCGTGGTCGCAAGCGGCATGGAGCCGGGCATCCTCGCGCGCATCCTTCATGCGGACGACAGCGCCGGAACGCTGTTTCTGCCGCGCTCGACGCCGATGCGCAGCCGCAAGCACTGGATCGCGCACGGCCTGCCGGTGCACGGCACGCTCGTGCTCGACGCCGGCGCGCTCGATGCAGTGACCAGGAACGGTTCCAGTCTTCTGCCGGCGGGCATCGCGAGCGTCGAAGGCGACTTCGCGCGCGGCGACTGCGTGCGCTGCGTCGACCGCGCCGGGCGCGAATGGGCGCGCGGCCTCGTGGCTTACGATGGTGACGAGTGCCGCCAGATTCGCGGACAGGCAAGCTCGCGCATCGAAAGCACGCTCGGCTATCACGAGAGCGACGAAGTCATTCATCGCGACGATCTCGCCGTGCTCGCCGATTTTGCGGATGCCGGCGCCGACGGCGGCTCCGGCGCGGACCTGTACGCGGAAGCGGCGGCCGCCGAGAAGACGCGATGACCACGTCGACCCAGCAGTCCGCAACCGACTCCGACGCGATCGAACGCGAGATCGAACGCGTATGCCTTCGCTCCAAACGCGCGTCGCGCGTGCTGGCGCAGGCAGGCGACGAACGGCGCAGCGATGCGCTGCGTGCGATCGCGTCGCACATGCGGGAGAGCGCAGACCGGATCCTCGCCGAGAATGCCGTCGATGTGGGCGCCGGCGCCGCCGCAGGGCTTTCGAGCGCGATGCTCGATCGCCTGACGCTCACGCCGCCGCGCATCGAAGCGATGGCCGCCGGCGTCGAGGCGGTCGCCGCCCTTCCCGATCCGCTGCGCACGCCGATCGACGCGTGGACGACGGCACGCGGCCTTTTCATCGAGCAGGTGCGGATCCCGATCGGAGTGGTCGGCGTGATCTACGAATCGCGCCCGAACGTCACGGCGGACGTCGCCGCGCTTTGCCTCAAGTCCGGCAATTCGGTGATCCTCAAGGGCGGAAAAGAAGCGATCCGCTCGAACTCGGCGATCGCTGACGTCGTCGCGCGCGGCATTGCCGGCGCCGGGCTTCCCGAAGATGCGGTCCAGCTCATCCGCTCGACCGACCGCCGCGCGACGGAAGCGATGCTTCGCCGCGACGACACCATCGACGTGATCGTTCCGCGCGGCGGCCCCGGCCTCGTGCGCGCGATCGCCGAGCATTCGCGCGTGCCGGTCATCCGTCACTACGAAGGCATCTGTCATACGTACGTCGATGCGGACGCCGATCTCGAGATGGCCTCCGACATCGCGTTCAACGCGAAAGTTCAGCGGCCCGGCGTCTGCAACGCGATGGAGACGCTGCTCGTGCACGACGAAGTCGCGCGTGAATATCTCGCGGTCATCGCACCGCGCCTGCGCGAAGCCGGAGTGGAGCTGCGCGGCTGCGACAAGACGTGTGCGATCGTTGCCGATGCGACGCCGGCGACGGACGCCGACTGGCACACCGAATACCTCGACCTCATCCTTTCGATCAAAATCGTCTCGTCGCTCGACGAAGCGATCGAGTTCATCAACCAGCACGGCTCGGGTCACTCGGACTGCATCGTTACGCGCTCCAGGCATTCGGCCGACCGGTTCCTGCGCGAGGTCGACTCGGCCACGGTCTACGAAAACGCATCGACGCGTTTCACCGACGGCTTCGAGTTCGGATTCGGCGCCGAAGTCGGAATCTCCACCAACCGGCTGCATGCGCGGGGCCCCATGGGGCTGCGCGAGCTGACGACCTACAAATACATCGTGCGCGGGCAGGGGCATGTGCGCTGACCGCGTGCGGTTCGGCATCCTGGGCGGTACATTCGATCCGGTTCACCTCGGCCACATCGCGAGCGCGAGCGAAATCGCGCGCGCGTTTGCACTGACGCGCGTGCTGCTGGTGCTTTCGGCAAGGCCTCCGCACAAAACCGCCGGCGAAGCTGCACCCGCCGCCGACCGGTGGCAGATGCTCGAGCTTGCAGCGGCCAAGGCCAATGCGAGCTCGCCCGATGTGATCTTCGAGCCGTGTGATATCGAGATGCGCCGCGACGCGCCGTCGTGGACCGTCGACACTCTGAAGGAGATCGCCGGGCGTCACCCTCATTCGGATCTGTTCCTGATCCTCGGCGCCGACGCGTACGCCGAGATCGATTCGTGGAGCCGGCCGGGCGAGATTCCTGCGCTCGCGAACATCATCGTAACCACGCGACCCGGGTGGCCCGTTGCAGCAGGAACGGATGCGAGCCGCGACGCGAACGCGGATGTGAGCGGAATCGCGGGAGCAGACGCCAGCCGGGATGCGCGAGCGGATGTGCCAGTCTCGGCAGCAGACCGCCGCGGCCATGTGCACGACGAGGCGTCGCCCCCACTTCCTCCCGTTGCCGCACGCGAAGATGCCCGTTATGATCCGGCTATCGGCGTGTACGTTCACACGAGCGGCCATACCATTCATGGTCACCGCATTCGGGGCATCGAGGTTTCCTCGAGCGAAATCCGCAGCCGAGTGCGCCGTGGGCTCCCGGTCGAACATCTGACCGGCGACGCCGTTGCCCGATACATTCACCAGCATCGTCTTTACGCTGACGGCGGCACCCCAACGCCGGCCGGCAGCGCAAAATCCAGCCAGGGAGCAGGCAAGGATTGAACCAGTACACCCCACGTGACCTCGCGACGGCGGCAGCCGATCTTGCCGCCGACGGAAAAGCCTTCGACATCATCGTCCTCGATCTCGGCGAGGTCTCTTCGGTCGCCGATTATTTCGTGCTCGCAAGCGGCCACTCGCACATCCAGGTCGAGTCCGTCTGCGATCGCATCGTCGAGGGAATCCAGGAGCGGCTCGCCGCCAGGCCGATCTCGGTCGAAGGGCTCGAGAACGCACAGTGGGCACTGCTCGACTATGGTTCGGTGGTCGTTCACGTATTCCAGGAGAACGTGCGCGAAATCTACGACCTCGAGCGTCTCTGGAGCCATGCACCGCACTGGGAGCATGAGGATTCTTCTGCCCGTCCGGTGGCACGCAAGAATCCGGATCGACCGAAGCGAAGCGCCCGGGTCTGAGCATGTTTCGTCGTACTGTGAGCTTCGTCGCGGCCGTCGCGATCATCGGCGCCGTCGCGTCGCTCGTCTATCT
The genomic region above belongs to Candidatus Limnocylindrales bacterium and contains:
- the rplU gene encoding 50S ribosomal protein L21: MSYAVIRTGGKQYRVSPGARLTVEKLVGDPGQQVEFLEVLLRGDADRIEIGAPLVDGAAVRAVILQQDRGPHILVYKKKRRKNYRRRMGHRQYETTVQITSID
- the rpmA gene encoding 50S ribosomal protein L27, giving the protein MAHKKGQGSSKNGRDSRGQRRGVKKFGGEPVVAGNIIVRQVGTKVHPGSGVGMGRDFTLFALINGVVKYDTFGKGAKTRAHVLPTT
- the obgE gene encoding GTPase ObgE — its product is MNFVDEARMRIVAGDGGDGCSAFLREKYRPHGGPSGGDGGNGGSIVAIADENVSTLLDFRSRHTVRAQRGENGRGKCQHGKAGEDTILRLPVGTVLFNDETGEVLADLVEHGQSSLLAAGGRGGRGNARFATPTHQAPRRADPGTPGESFDVRLELRLLADAGLVGLPNAGKSSLLARVSAARPKIADYPFTTLAPVLGMVAWAPEKSFVLADIPGLIEGAHEGHGLGDRFLRHVERTAVLVHLLDASDRTVDAALEDFRTINRELEAYSAELAARPQLVALTKMDLPDVAAEAEGLTSRLAAEGYEVFAISSATGQGCRELMTRIGHAVESNRRDRQEEKAAKADAAALAAGGQEPT
- the proB gene encoding glutamate 5-kinase — translated: MTHVEHKREILSRARRIVVKIGSSVLATASGVNSEQIGRISAELCALAEQGFQVVVVTSGARAAGLAHLGLTRIPKKIPEQQAAAAIGQIRLMALYERYFSDFGKHVGQVLLTADDLQDRTRYLNAQRTFDHLLRHGVVPIVNENDSVAIDELKFGDNDRLSALVAGLVGAELLVILTDVAGLYAGDPRSGDVPLVELVEDIDAHIASGVAGGAGSGVGTGGMASKLVAARSAAHRGIATVVASGMEPGILARILHADDSAGTLFLPRSTPMRSRKHWIAHGLPVHGTLVLDAGALDAVTRNGSSLLPAGIASVEGDFARGDCVRCVDRAGREWARGLVAYDGDECRQIRGQASSRIESTLGYHESDEVIHRDDLAVLADFADAGADGGSGADLYAEAAAAEKTR
- a CDS encoding glutamate-5-semialdehyde dehydrogenase, whose amino-acid sequence is MTTSTQQSATDSDAIEREIERVCLRSKRASRVLAQAGDERRSDALRAIASHMRESADRILAENAVDVGAGAAAGLSSAMLDRLTLTPPRIEAMAAGVEAVAALPDPLRTPIDAWTTARGLFIEQVRIPIGVVGVIYESRPNVTADVAALCLKSGNSVILKGGKEAIRSNSAIADVVARGIAGAGLPEDAVQLIRSTDRRATEAMLRRDDTIDVIVPRGGPGLVRAIAEHSRVPVIRHYEGICHTYVDADADLEMASDIAFNAKVQRPGVCNAMETLLVHDEVAREYLAVIAPRLREAGVELRGCDKTCAIVADATPATDADWHTEYLDLILSIKIVSSLDEAIEFINQHGSGHSDCIVTRSRHSADRFLREVDSATVYENASTRFTDGFEFGFGAEVGISTNRLHARGPMGLRELTTYKYIVRGQGHVR
- the nadD gene encoding nicotinate-nucleotide adenylyltransferase, whose amino-acid sequence is MCADRVRFGILGGTFDPVHLGHIASASEIARAFALTRVLLVLSARPPHKTAGEAAPAADRWQMLELAAAKANASSPDVIFEPCDIEMRRDAPSWTVDTLKEIAGRHPHSDLFLILGADAYAEIDSWSRPGEIPALANIIVTTRPGWPVAAGTDASRDANADVSGIAGADASRDARADVPVSAADRRGHVHDEASPPLPPVAAREDARYDPAIGVYVHTSGHTIHGHRIRGIEVSSSEIRSRVRRGLPVEHLTGDAVARYIHQHRLYADGGTPTPAGSAKSSQGAGKD
- the rsfS gene encoding ribosome silencing factor, whose product is MNQYTPRDLATAAADLAADGKAFDIIVLDLGEVSSVADYFVLASGHSHIQVESVCDRIVEGIQERLAARPISVEGLENAQWALLDYGSVVVHVFQENVREIYDLERLWSHAPHWEHEDSSARPVARKNPDRPKRSARV